A window from Citrus sinensis cultivar Valencia sweet orange chromosome 3, DVS_A1.0, whole genome shotgun sequence encodes these proteins:
- the LOC127900584 gene encoding uncharacterized protein LOC127900584, with protein MLSTENSLDKNSPPPLEDDRSTKKTKFRAQGEDGDNPSMPSFRDKLIEQQRGMIDAENSREDFMGREKDIEIEKEDVVIEQEGYLPSISFSQKVHEQLIKPWQSTVVVKLLGRMIGYKVLCSRLEILWPNIGGYSVIDLDNGYFLVKFRKEDDAEFVLTQGPWLVAGHYLTVQLWSPHFDSSNEKIEKITAWIRLPGMPLHYYHKKIIRMLGHVIGKVIKIDYNTELATRGKFARIAVEVSLGSPLISQFLLDGRIQRIEYEALPTICFGCGKYGHISSSCPDKLILENRGEKTAVMAPGELTNAKSEVSTMAVNPDNPKFGPLMIVARRGNYRGNRGRTDAKEPHQNSFGKQRTGSRFGVLHQESGLDNDAGMCSNETTTMDNHKKTVDPTKDKDRMISRDSKAPTQTKLYGSKGKPVTSNKKADTPEHTAPTPLRKLHTRPLPHTSDPSSSNQHPLEAMEKNISRNKSKLSRTHHFEPTLIPTSLDPKYHSAIIFKNKLENENFQAPLSIPPKPNPNEEPPDRGNRDMEQMGEDSSDSEYIEESEEDEAETSEESQFFVEADNMDVNQQGFEPLE; from the coding sequence ATGCTCTCAACCGAAAACTCTCTCGACAAGAACAGCCCCCCTCCCCTTGAGGATGATAGATCAACTAAGAAAACCAAATTCAGAGCACAGGGGGAGGATGGAGATAACCCATCTATGCCATCATTTCGAGATAAGCTAATAGAACAACAAAGGGGGATGATCGATGCTGAAAACAGTAGAGAAGATTTCATGGGGAGGGAAAAGGACATCGAAATTGAAAAGGAGGATGTGGTCATTGAACAGGAAGGCTATTTACCTTCGATTTCTTTTTCACAAAAAGTCCATGAGCAACTCATAAAACCATGGCAATCCACTGTGGTGGTGAAACTCCTTGGTCGCATGATTGGATACAAAGTGCTTTGCTCACGACTGGAAATCTTGTGGCCTAATATTGGAGGCTACTCTGTTATAGATTTGGATAATGGATATTTTCTCGTTAAGTTCAGGAAGGAAGACGATGCTGAGTTTGTTCTTACACAAGGGCCATGGCTTGTGGCGGGGCATTACCTGACTGTCCAGCTATGGTCGCCTCATTTCGACAGCTCGAatgaaaagattgaaaaaatcACGGCATGGATAAGGCTTCCAGGTATGCCTCTGCACTAttaccataaaaaaatcattagaaTGTTGGGACATGTCATTGGAAaggttatcaaaattgattataataCGGAATTGGCGACGAGAGGGAAGTTTGCCCGTATTGCAGTTGAAGTATCCCTTGGAAGCCCTTTAATCTCTCAATTTTTACTGGATGGGAGAATCCAAAGGATTGAATATGAAGCACTTCCAACAATATGCTTTGGATGTGGAAAGTATGGACACATATCTTCCTCTTGCCCGGATAAGTTGATTTTGGAAAATAGAGGGGAAAAGACGGCTGTTATGGCTCCAGGTGAACTTACCAACGCAAAGTCCGAGGTCTCGACGATGGCAGTTAATCCGGACAATCCAAAATTTGGGCCTTTGATGATCGTGGCTAGGAGAGGAAACTATAGAGGAAATAGGGGAAGAACAGATGCAAAGGAGCCTCATCAAAATAGCTTTGGGAAACAGAGGACAGGTTCCAGATTCGGTGTCTTACATCAGGAAAGTGGATTAGACAATGATGCTGGGATGTGTTCAAACGAGACTACCACCATGGACAACCACAAGAAGACCGTTGATCCGACCAAAGACAAGGACAGGATGATATCACGTGACTCTAAAGCACCCACCCAAACGAAGCTGTATGGGAGCAAAGGAAAACCCGTGACAAGCAATAAGAAGGCTGACACACCTGAACACACTGCACCCACACCATTACGTAAATTACACACTAGACCTCTCCCCCACACAAGTGATCCCAGCTCATCAAATCAACACCCCCTAGAGGCTAtggaaaaaaatatctcaaggaACAAGTCTAAGTTATCCAGAACCCATCACTTTGAACCAACTTTAATCCCAACGTCTCTGGATCCCAAATATCATTCagcaattattttcaaaaacaagcTTGAAAACGAGAACTTTCAAGCACCCCTGTCGATTCCTCCTAAACCAAATCCAAATGAGGAGCCTCCTGATAGAGGAAATAGAGACATGGAACAGATGGGGGAGGACTCATCAGACAGTGAGTATATAGAGGAATCAGAGGAGGACGAGGCTGAGACCTCGGAAGAGTCTCAATTTTTTGTTGAGGCGGATAATATGGATGTTAATCAGCAAGGCTTTGAGCCTTTGGAGTAA